One Choloepus didactylus isolate mChoDid1 chromosome 8, mChoDid1.pri, whole genome shotgun sequence DNA window includes the following coding sequences:
- the BAZ2A gene encoding bromodomain adjacent to zinc finger domain protein 2A isoform X3 yields MEMEANDHFNFTGLPPAPAASGLKPSPSSGEGLYTNGSPMNFPQQGKSLNGDVNVNGLSTVSHTTTSGILNSAPHSSSTSHLHHPNVAYDCLWNYSQYPSANPGSNLKDPPLLSQFSGGQYPLNGILGGSRQPSSPSHNTNLRAGSQEFWANGTQSPMGLNFDSQELYDSFPDQNFEVMPNGPPSFFTSPQSSPMLGSSIQTFAPSQEIGSGIHHDEAAEKELTSVVAENGTGLVGSLELEEQPELKICGYNGSVPSVESLHQEVSVLVPDPTVSCLDDPSHLPDQLEDTPILSEDSLEPFNPLAPEPVSGGLYGIDDTELMGAEDKLPLGDSPVISALDCPSLNNATAFSLLADDSQTSASIFASPTSPPVLGESVLQDNSFDLNNGSDAEQEEMETQDSDFPPPLPQPASDQASAVHLCPAASPAVSPTASPEISPEVSTEISPVVSPAAFPTVSPASPGALPAVSSEVSLTASPVTSLKVSPAASPAAAFPTASPANKDVSIFPATTADLEEITGEGVTTSGSGDVLRRRIATPEEVRLPLQHGWRREVRIKKGSHRWQGETWYYGPCGKRMKQFPEVIKYLSRNVVHSVRREHFSFSPRMPVGDFFEERDTPEGLQWVQLSAEEIPSRIQAITGKRGRPRNTEKAKTKEIPKVKRGRGRPPKVKITELLNKTDNRLQKKPEAQETLNEDDKAKMNKIKKKMRRKVQRGECQTTVQGQARNKRKQETKGLKQKEAKKKSKVEKEKVKAKQEKLKEKVKREKKEKVKMKEKEEVAKAKTAFKADKTLATQRRLEERQRQQMILEEMKKPTEDMCLADHQPLPDFSRIPGLILPSGAFSDCLTIVEFLHSFGKVLGFDPAKDVPSLGVLQEGLLCQGDSTGEVQDLLVRLLKAALCDPGLPSCCQSLKILGEKVSEIPLTRDNVSEILRCFLMAYGVEPALCDNLRTQPFQAQPPQQKAAVLAFLVHELNGSTLIINEIDKTLENMSSYRKNKWIVEGRLRRLKTALAKRTGRPEVEMQGPEEGLGRRRSSRIMEETSGIEEEEEEETMASVHSRRARRDGEVDAPTSSIPELERQIEKLSKRQLFFRKKLLHSSHMLRAVSMGQDRYRRRYWVLPYLAGIFVEGTEGSLVPEDMIKQETHNLKVAPHPAPNAHLFSGKRELADSSTSTNSARARGRPRKTKPRSLRPRHLKSPVMGQDSEDLQTQPQPEAQPQPQFQAHPLPQSQLQPPAQPQPQPQPQPQPQPQPQLQPHPQFHNGFLEPEGSPLSLGQSQHDLSQSAFLSWLSQTQSHGSLLSSSVLTPDSSPGKLDSAPSQPLEEPEPDEAESSPDPQASWFNFSAQMPCIAAPTPPPAVSEDQSSPSPQLPASSKPVNRPSAANPCSPAQLSSTPLPGIAPKRRAGDSGEMPQSPTGLGQPKRRGRPPSKFFKQMEQCYLTQLTAQPVPPEMRSGWWWIQDPEMLDAMLKALHPRGIREKALHKHLSKHKDFLQEVCLRPSADPIFESSQFLAFQEGLKSWSPKERTYETDLAVLQWVEELEQRVILSDLQIRGWTCPHPDSTREDLTYCEHLPDSQEDITWRGRGREGLVPQRKTTNPLDLAVMRLAALEQNVERRYLREPLWPAHEVVLEKALLSTPNGAPQCTTTEISYEITPRIRTWRQTLERCRSAAQVCLCLGQLERSIAWEKSVNKVTCLVCRKGDNDEFLLLCDGCDRGCHIYCHRPKMETVPEGDWFCAVCLAQSP; encoded by the exons AAATGGAGGCAAACGACCATTTTAACTTTACTGGCCTTCCCCCTGCACCTGCTGCCTCAGGACTGAAACCCTCTCCTTCCTCAGGGGAGGGCCTCTACACTAACGGGTCTCCCATGAACTTCCCCCAGCAAGGGAAAA GTTTGAATGGGGATGTGAATGTTAATGGCTTATCTACTGTATCTCACACTACTACTTCAGGGATTTTGAACTCTGCTCCTCACTCCTCCAGCACTTCACACCTCCATCACCCCAACGTGGCCTACGACTGTCTCTGGAACTACTCACAGTACCCATCTGCCAATCCTGGCAGCAACCTCAAGGACCCACCCCTTCTCTCCCAGTTTTCGGGGGGACAGTACCCACTCAACGGCATCCTTGGGGGCAGCCGGCAACCTTCATCCCCAAGTCACAACACTAACCTTCGGGCTGGGAGCCAAGAGTTCTGGGCCAATGGTACCCAGAGTCCCATGGGGCTTAACTTTGACTCACAGGAACTGTATGATTCCTTTCCTGATCAGAATTTTGAGGTGATGCCCAATGGACCCCCTAGTTTTTTCACCTCCCCACAGTCTTCTCCTATGTTGGGATCCAGCATCCAGACCTTTGCACCCTCCCAGGAAATAGGCAGTGGCATCCATCATGATGAGGCAGCAGAAAAGGAACTGACTTCAGTTGTAGCAGAGAATGGCACTGGCTTGGTAGGCAGCCTGGAGCTGGAAGAGCAGCCAG AATTGAAGATATGTGGCTACAATGGCTCTGTCCCCTCTGTGGAGTCATTGCACCAAGAGGTCTCAGTCCTGGTCCCTGACCCCACAGTGAGCTGCTTAGATGATCCTTCACACCTTCCTGATCAACTGGAAGACACACCAATCCTTAGTGAAGACTCTCTGGAGCCCTTCAACCCTCTGGCACCAG AGCCAGTGAGTGGAGGCCTCTATGGCATAGATGACACAGAGCTGATGGGTGCAGAGGACAAGCTGCCTCTCGGGGACAGCCCTGTGATCTCTGCTCTCGATTGTCCTTCCCTCAATAATGCCACTGCCTTCAGTCTTCTGGCAGATGATAGTCAAACTTCAGCCTCTATCTTTGCCAGCCCCACCTCTCCACCAGTCCTAGGGGAATCTGTCCTGCAAG ATAACAGCTTTGATCTGAATAATGGTAGTGATGCAGAACAGGAGGAAATGGAGACTCAGGATTCAGACTTcccaccacccctgccccagccagcCTCTGATCAGGCATCTGCTGTTCACCTATGCCCAGCAGCCTCACCAGCAGTCTCGCCTACAGCCTCTCCGGAAATTTCTCCAGAAGTGTCCACAGAAATCTCCCCAGTTGTCTCCCCAGCAGCCTTCCCAACAGTCTCTCCAGCCTCCCCAGGAGCCCTCCCAGCAGTTTCCTCGGAAGTCTCCCTGACAGCTTCCCCAGTGACCTCCCTAAAAGTCTCCCCTGCAGCTTCCCCAGCAGCTGCCTTCCCAACAGCCTCCCCAGCAAATAAGGATGTCAGCATCTTTCCTGCAACCACTGCTGACCTGGAAGAGATCACTGGAGAAGGAGTCACTACATCTGGTAGTG GTGATGTCTTGAGGAGACGTATTGCCACCCCAGAAGAAGTCCGTCTTCCCCTCCAGCATGG ATGGCGGAGAGAGGTGCGCATCAAGAAGGGCAGCCACCGATGGCAGGGGGAGACGTGGTATTATGGCCCCTGTGGGAAGAGGATGAAACAGTTCCCAGAAGTGATCAAG TACCTGAGCCGTAATGTGGTACACAGTGTCCGCCGTGAACACTTCAGCTTCAGTCCTCGTATGCCTGTTGGAGATTTCTTTGAAGAAAGAGACACACCAGAG GGCTTGCAGTGGGTACAGCTCTCAGCAGAggagatcccatccaggattcaGGCAATCACTGGCAAACGGGGCCGACCTCGAAACACTGAGAAGGCCAAGACCAAGGAAATCCCCAAAGTGAAACGGGGCCGAGGTCGGCCACCCAAAGTAAAAATCACTGAGCTATTGAATAAGACCGACAACCGCCTCCAAAAGAAACCAGAGGCCCAAG AAACACTGAATGAAGACGATAaagcaaagatgaataaaatcaaGAAGAAGATGAGGCGGAAGGTACAACGGGGAGAGTGTCAGACCACTGTCCAAGGGCAG GCCAGAAACAAGCGGAAACAAGAGACTAAGGGCTTAAAACAGAAGGAAGCTAAAAAGAAATCCAAG GTTGAGAAGGAGAAGGTAAAAGCAAAGcaggaaaaactgaaggaaaaagtcaagagggaaaagaaggagaaggtaaaaatgaaggaaaaggaggaggtagCCAAAGCCAAGACAGCTTTTAAAGCAGATAAGACTTTGGCCACACAGAGACGCTTGGAAGAACGGCAGAGGCAGCAGATGATCTTGGAGGAGATGAAGAAGCCCACAGAGGATATGTGTCTGGCTGACCACCAG CCTCTACCTGATTTCTCACGCATCCCTGGTCTGATACTGCCCAGTGGGGCCTTCTCAGACTGCTTGACCATTGTGGAGTTCCTTCATAGTTTTGGCAAGGTGCTGGGCTTTGACCCTGCCAAAGATGTGCCTAGCCTGGGGGTCCTACAAGAGGGACTCCTGTGTCAAGGCGACAGCACAGGCGAGGTGCAAGATCTGCTGGTGCGGCTCCTGAAGGCTGCACTCTGTGATCCTGGCTTGCCCTCCTGCTGTCAG TCCCTAAAGATCCTGGGGGAGAAGGTATCCGAGATCCCACTGACAAGAGACAATGTGTCTGAGATCTTGCGCTGTTTCCTCATGGCATATGGAGTGGAGCCAGCCCTCTGTGACAACCTGCGGACCCAGCCTTTTCAGGCCCAGCCACCCCAACAGAAGGCTGCTGTCTTGGCCTTCCTTGTGCATGAGCTCAACGGCTCCACCCTCATCATCAA TGAGATTGACAAGACTCTGGAGAATATGTCCAGCTACAGGAAAAACAAGTGGATTGTTGAAGGCCGGCTTCGGAG ACTGAAAACTGCTCTGGCCAAGCGAACTGGGCGGCCTGAGGTAGAGATGCAAGGGCCAGAGGAAGGCCTGGGGCGGAGACGCAGTTCTCGGATCATGGAGGAGACCAGTGGcatagaagaggaagaagaagaggagactATGGCATCTGTCCATAGCCGTAGGGCTCGAAGAGATGGAGAG GTTGATGCCCCTACATCCAGCATCCCGGAGCTAGAGCGTCAGATAGAAAAACTCAGCAAG CGTCAGCTCTTCTTTCGGAAAAAGCTGCTTCACTCATCCCATATGCTTCGGGCAGTTTCCATGGGTCAAGACCGCTACAGACGCCGCTACTGGGTACTGCCATATTTGGCTGGTATCTTTGTGGAAGGAACAGAGGGGAGCTTAG ttCCTGAGGATATGATAAAGCAGGAGACTCACAACTTAAAAGTGGCACCCCATCCAGCACCCAACGCACACCTCTTCTCTGGGAAGAGAGAGTTAGCTGACTCCAGTACCTCTACCAATTCTGCCCGGGCCCGAGGCCGACCTCGAAAAACTAAGCCTAGGTCTCTGCGACCTAGGCACCTTAAGTCGCCTGTCATGGGTCAAGATTCAGAAGATCTCCAGACCCAGCCTCAGCCTgaggcccagccccagcctcagtTTCAGGCCCATCCCCTTCCCCAGTCTCAGCTTCAACCTccggcccagccccagccccagccccagccccagcctcagccTCAGCCTCAGCCTCAGCTTCAGCCCCACCCCCAGTTCCATAATGGATTCCTGGAGCCAGAAGGCTCCCCTTTGTCTCTGGGTCAGAGCCAGCATGACCTCAGCCAGTCAGCCTTCCTCTCTTGGCTGAGCCAGACCCAGAGCCATGGTTCCCTGTTGAGCAGCTCTGTCCTCACACCTGATAGCAGCCCAGGAAAACTGGACTCAGCCCCATCACAGCCTCTGGAGGAACCAGAGCCTGATGAGGCAGAATCCAGCCCTGATCCTCAGGCTTCCTGGTTTAACTTCTCAGCCCAGATGCCCTGCATTGCTGCCCCTACACCACCCCCAGCAGTTTCTGAGGACCAGTCTTCTCCCTCCCCTCAGCTACCTGCCTCTTCTAAGCCA GTGAATAGACCCAGTGCTGCCAACCCCTGTTCTCCAGCCCAGCTCTCTTCCACCCCCTTGCCTGGGATAGCCCCCAAGAGGCGAGCAGGAGACTCTGGAGAAATGCCACAGAGTCCCACAGGGCTGGGACAGCCAAAACGGAGAGGGAGGCCCCCCAGTAAGTTCTTCAAACAGATGGAGCAGTGTTACCTAACCCAGCTGACTGCCCAGCCTGTTCCCCCTG AGATGCGCTCAGGCTGGTGGTGGATCCAAGATCCTGAGATGTTAGATGCCATGCTCAAGGCGCTGCACCCCCGAGGCATCCGAGAGAAGGCACTTCACAAACACCTTAGCAAGCACAAGGACTTCTTACAGGAAGTCTGCCTACGGCCCTCAGCTG ATCCCATCTTTGAGTCCAGTCAGTTCCTTGCCTTTCAAGAAGGGCTTAAGAGCTGGTCCCCAAAAGAGAGGACATATGAAACAGACCTGGCTGTGCTTCAGTGGGTAGAGGAGCTGGAACAGAGGGTTATCCTGTCTGATCTGCAGATTCGG GGCTGGACATGTCCTCACCCAGATTCTACACGTGAAGACTTGACCTACTGTGAGCATCTTCCTGACTCCCAGGAGGACATCACCTGGAGAGGTCGGGGCAGGGAAGGACTGGTCCCCCAGCGTAAAACTACCAACCCTCTGGACCTGGCTGTGATGCGATTGGCTGCACTGGAGCAGAATGTGGAGCGGCGGTACCTAAGGGAGCCCCTCTGGCCAGCTCATGAGGTCGTGCTGGAGAAGGCCCTGCTCAGCACACCCAATGGTGCCCCCCAGTGCACCACCACGGAgat ATCATATGAGATCACCCCTCGCATTCGGACCTGGCGCCAGACACTTGAGCGGTGCCGGAGTGCTGCCCAGGTGTGCTTATGCCTGGGCCAGCTGGAGAGGTCCATTGCTTGGGAGAAGTCTGTCAACAAAGTG ACCTGTCTAGTCTGCCGGAAGGGTGACAATGAtgagtttcttctgctttgtGATGGATGTGACCGTGGCTGCCACATTTACTGCCATCGGCCCAAGATGGAgactgtcccagaaggagattgGTTCTGTGCTGTCTGTTTGGCCCAG TCTCCTTGA
- the BAZ2A gene encoding bromodomain adjacent to zinc finger domain protein 2A isoform X1 produces MEMEANDHFNFTGLPPAPAASGLKPSPSSGEGLYTNGSPMNFPQQGKSLNGDVNVNGLSTVSHTTTSGILNSAPHSSSTSHLHHPNVAYDCLWNYSQYPSANPGSNLKDPPLLSQFSGGQYPLNGILGGSRQPSSPSHNTNLRAGSQEFWANGTQSPMGLNFDSQELYDSFPDQNFEVMPNGPPSFFTSPQSSPMLGSSIQTFAPSQEIGSGIHHDEAAEKELTSVVAENGTGLVGSLELEEQPELKICGYNGSVPSVESLHQEVSVLVPDPTVSCLDDPSHLPDQLEDTPILSEDSLEPFNPLAPEPVSGGLYGIDDTELMGAEDKLPLGDSPVISALDCPSLNNATAFSLLADDSQTSASIFASPTSPPVLGESVLQDNSFDLNNGSDAEQEEMETQDSDFPPPLPQPASDQASAVHLCPAASPAVSPTASPEISPEVSTEISPVVSPAAFPTVSPASPGALPAVSSEVSLTASPVTSLKVSPAASPAAAFPTASPANKDVSIFPATTADLEEITGEGVTTSGSGDVLRRRIATPEEVRLPLQHGWRREVRIKKGSHRWQGETWYYGPCGKRMKQFPEVIKYLSRNVVHSVRREHFSFSPRMPVGDFFEERDTPEGLQWVQLSAEEIPSRIQAITGKRGRPRNTEKAKTKEIPKVKRGRGRPPKVKITELLNKTDNRLQKKPEAQETLNEDDKAKMNKIKKKMRRKVQRGECQTTVQGQARNKRKQETKGLKQKEAKKKSKVEKEKVKAKQEKLKEKVKREKKEKVKMKEKEEVAKAKTAFKADKTLATQRRLEERQRQQMILEEMKKPTEDMCLADHQPLPDFSRIPGLILPSGAFSDCLTIVEFLHSFGKVLGFDPAKDVPSLGVLQEGLLCQGDSTGEVQDLLVRLLKAALCDPGLPSCCQSLKILGEKVSEIPLTRDNVSEILRCFLMAYGVEPALCDNLRTQPFQAQPPQQKAAVLAFLVHELNGSTLIINEIDKTLENMSSYRKNKWIVEGRLRRLKTALAKRTGRPEVEMQGPEEGLGRRRSSRIMEETSGIEEEEEEETMASVHSRRARRDGEVDAPTSSIPELERQIEKLSKRQLFFRKKLLHSSHMLRAVSMGQDRYRRRYWVLPYLAGIFVEGTEGSLVPEDMIKQETHNLKVAPHPAPNAHLFSGKRELADSSTSTNSARARGRPRKTKPRSLRPRHLKSPVMGQDSEDLQTQPQPEAQPQPQFQAHPLPQSQLQPPAQPQPQPQPQPQPQPQPQLQPHPQFHNGFLEPEGSPLSLGQSQHDLSQSAFLSWLSQTQSHGSLLSSSVLTPDSSPGKLDSAPSQPLEEPEPDEAESSPDPQASWFNFSAQMPCIAAPTPPPAVSEDQSSPSPQLPASSKPVNRPSAANPCSPAQLSSTPLPGIAPKRRAGDSGEMPQSPTGLGQPKRRGRPPSKFFKQMEQCYLTQLTAQPVPPEMRSGWWWIQDPEMLDAMLKALHPRGIREKALHKHLSKHKDFLQEVCLRPSADPIFESSQFLAFQEGLKSWSPKERTYETDLAVLQWVEELEQRVILSDLQIRGWTCPHPDSTREDLTYCEHLPDSQEDITWRGRGREGLVPQRKTTNPLDLAVMRLAALEQNVERRYLREPLWPAHEVVLEKALLSTPNGAPQCTTTEISYEITPRIRTWRQTLERCRSAAQVCLCLGQLERSIAWEKSVNKVTCLVCRKGDNDEFLLLCDGCDRGCHIYCHRPKMETVPEGDWFCAVCLAQQVEGELTQKPGFPKRGQKRKSSYVLNFPEGDSCRRRVLLRSRESPAVPRYSEEGLSPSKRRRLSMRSHHSDLTFCEIILMEMESHDAAWPFLEPVNPRVVSGYRRIIKNPMDFSTMRERLLRGGYTSSEEFAADALLVFDNCQTFNEDDSEVGKAGHIMRRFFESRWEEFYQGKQANL; encoded by the exons AAATGGAGGCAAACGACCATTTTAACTTTACTGGCCTTCCCCCTGCACCTGCTGCCTCAGGACTGAAACCCTCTCCTTCCTCAGGGGAGGGCCTCTACACTAACGGGTCTCCCATGAACTTCCCCCAGCAAGGGAAAA GTTTGAATGGGGATGTGAATGTTAATGGCTTATCTACTGTATCTCACACTACTACTTCAGGGATTTTGAACTCTGCTCCTCACTCCTCCAGCACTTCACACCTCCATCACCCCAACGTGGCCTACGACTGTCTCTGGAACTACTCACAGTACCCATCTGCCAATCCTGGCAGCAACCTCAAGGACCCACCCCTTCTCTCCCAGTTTTCGGGGGGACAGTACCCACTCAACGGCATCCTTGGGGGCAGCCGGCAACCTTCATCCCCAAGTCACAACACTAACCTTCGGGCTGGGAGCCAAGAGTTCTGGGCCAATGGTACCCAGAGTCCCATGGGGCTTAACTTTGACTCACAGGAACTGTATGATTCCTTTCCTGATCAGAATTTTGAGGTGATGCCCAATGGACCCCCTAGTTTTTTCACCTCCCCACAGTCTTCTCCTATGTTGGGATCCAGCATCCAGACCTTTGCACCCTCCCAGGAAATAGGCAGTGGCATCCATCATGATGAGGCAGCAGAAAAGGAACTGACTTCAGTTGTAGCAGAGAATGGCACTGGCTTGGTAGGCAGCCTGGAGCTGGAAGAGCAGCCAG AATTGAAGATATGTGGCTACAATGGCTCTGTCCCCTCTGTGGAGTCATTGCACCAAGAGGTCTCAGTCCTGGTCCCTGACCCCACAGTGAGCTGCTTAGATGATCCTTCACACCTTCCTGATCAACTGGAAGACACACCAATCCTTAGTGAAGACTCTCTGGAGCCCTTCAACCCTCTGGCACCAG AGCCAGTGAGTGGAGGCCTCTATGGCATAGATGACACAGAGCTGATGGGTGCAGAGGACAAGCTGCCTCTCGGGGACAGCCCTGTGATCTCTGCTCTCGATTGTCCTTCCCTCAATAATGCCACTGCCTTCAGTCTTCTGGCAGATGATAGTCAAACTTCAGCCTCTATCTTTGCCAGCCCCACCTCTCCACCAGTCCTAGGGGAATCTGTCCTGCAAG ATAACAGCTTTGATCTGAATAATGGTAGTGATGCAGAACAGGAGGAAATGGAGACTCAGGATTCAGACTTcccaccacccctgccccagccagcCTCTGATCAGGCATCTGCTGTTCACCTATGCCCAGCAGCCTCACCAGCAGTCTCGCCTACAGCCTCTCCGGAAATTTCTCCAGAAGTGTCCACAGAAATCTCCCCAGTTGTCTCCCCAGCAGCCTTCCCAACAGTCTCTCCAGCCTCCCCAGGAGCCCTCCCAGCAGTTTCCTCGGAAGTCTCCCTGACAGCTTCCCCAGTGACCTCCCTAAAAGTCTCCCCTGCAGCTTCCCCAGCAGCTGCCTTCCCAACAGCCTCCCCAGCAAATAAGGATGTCAGCATCTTTCCTGCAACCACTGCTGACCTGGAAGAGATCACTGGAGAAGGAGTCACTACATCTGGTAGTG GTGATGTCTTGAGGAGACGTATTGCCACCCCAGAAGAAGTCCGTCTTCCCCTCCAGCATGG ATGGCGGAGAGAGGTGCGCATCAAGAAGGGCAGCCACCGATGGCAGGGGGAGACGTGGTATTATGGCCCCTGTGGGAAGAGGATGAAACAGTTCCCAGAAGTGATCAAG TACCTGAGCCGTAATGTGGTACACAGTGTCCGCCGTGAACACTTCAGCTTCAGTCCTCGTATGCCTGTTGGAGATTTCTTTGAAGAAAGAGACACACCAGAG GGCTTGCAGTGGGTACAGCTCTCAGCAGAggagatcccatccaggattcaGGCAATCACTGGCAAACGGGGCCGACCTCGAAACACTGAGAAGGCCAAGACCAAGGAAATCCCCAAAGTGAAACGGGGCCGAGGTCGGCCACCCAAAGTAAAAATCACTGAGCTATTGAATAAGACCGACAACCGCCTCCAAAAGAAACCAGAGGCCCAAG AAACACTGAATGAAGACGATAaagcaaagatgaataaaatcaaGAAGAAGATGAGGCGGAAGGTACAACGGGGAGAGTGTCAGACCACTGTCCAAGGGCAG GCCAGAAACAAGCGGAAACAAGAGACTAAGGGCTTAAAACAGAAGGAAGCTAAAAAGAAATCCAAG GTTGAGAAGGAGAAGGTAAAAGCAAAGcaggaaaaactgaaggaaaaagtcaagagggaaaagaaggagaaggtaaaaatgaaggaaaaggaggaggtagCCAAAGCCAAGACAGCTTTTAAAGCAGATAAGACTTTGGCCACACAGAGACGCTTGGAAGAACGGCAGAGGCAGCAGATGATCTTGGAGGAGATGAAGAAGCCCACAGAGGATATGTGTCTGGCTGACCACCAG CCTCTACCTGATTTCTCACGCATCCCTGGTCTGATACTGCCCAGTGGGGCCTTCTCAGACTGCTTGACCATTGTGGAGTTCCTTCATAGTTTTGGCAAGGTGCTGGGCTTTGACCCTGCCAAAGATGTGCCTAGCCTGGGGGTCCTACAAGAGGGACTCCTGTGTCAAGGCGACAGCACAGGCGAGGTGCAAGATCTGCTGGTGCGGCTCCTGAAGGCTGCACTCTGTGATCCTGGCTTGCCCTCCTGCTGTCAG TCCCTAAAGATCCTGGGGGAGAAGGTATCCGAGATCCCACTGACAAGAGACAATGTGTCTGAGATCTTGCGCTGTTTCCTCATGGCATATGGAGTGGAGCCAGCCCTCTGTGACAACCTGCGGACCCAGCCTTTTCAGGCCCAGCCACCCCAACAGAAGGCTGCTGTCTTGGCCTTCCTTGTGCATGAGCTCAACGGCTCCACCCTCATCATCAA TGAGATTGACAAGACTCTGGAGAATATGTCCAGCTACAGGAAAAACAAGTGGATTGTTGAAGGCCGGCTTCGGAG ACTGAAAACTGCTCTGGCCAAGCGAACTGGGCGGCCTGAGGTAGAGATGCAAGGGCCAGAGGAAGGCCTGGGGCGGAGACGCAGTTCTCGGATCATGGAGGAGACCAGTGGcatagaagaggaagaagaagaggagactATGGCATCTGTCCATAGCCGTAGGGCTCGAAGAGATGGAGAG GTTGATGCCCCTACATCCAGCATCCCGGAGCTAGAGCGTCAGATAGAAAAACTCAGCAAG CGTCAGCTCTTCTTTCGGAAAAAGCTGCTTCACTCATCCCATATGCTTCGGGCAGTTTCCATGGGTCAAGACCGCTACAGACGCCGCTACTGGGTACTGCCATATTTGGCTGGTATCTTTGTGGAAGGAACAGAGGGGAGCTTAG ttCCTGAGGATATGATAAAGCAGGAGACTCACAACTTAAAAGTGGCACCCCATCCAGCACCCAACGCACACCTCTTCTCTGGGAAGAGAGAGTTAGCTGACTCCAGTACCTCTACCAATTCTGCCCGGGCCCGAGGCCGACCTCGAAAAACTAAGCCTAGGTCTCTGCGACCTAGGCACCTTAAGTCGCCTGTCATGGGTCAAGATTCAGAAGATCTCCAGACCCAGCCTCAGCCTgaggcccagccccagcctcagtTTCAGGCCCATCCCCTTCCCCAGTCTCAGCTTCAACCTccggcccagccccagccccagccccagccccagcctcagccTCAGCCTCAGCCTCAGCTTCAGCCCCACCCCCAGTTCCATAATGGATTCCTGGAGCCAGAAGGCTCCCCTTTGTCTCTGGGTCAGAGCCAGCATGACCTCAGCCAGTCAGCCTTCCTCTCTTGGCTGAGCCAGACCCAGAGCCATGGTTCCCTGTTGAGCAGCTCTGTCCTCACACCTGATAGCAGCCCAGGAAAACTGGACTCAGCCCCATCACAGCCTCTGGAGGAACCAGAGCCTGATGAGGCAGAATCCAGCCCTGATCCTCAGGCTTCCTGGTTTAACTTCTCAGCCCAGATGCCCTGCATTGCTGCCCCTACACCACCCCCAGCAGTTTCTGAGGACCAGTCTTCTCCCTCCCCTCAGCTACCTGCCTCTTCTAAGCCA GTGAATAGACCCAGTGCTGCCAACCCCTGTTCTCCAGCCCAGCTCTCTTCCACCCCCTTGCCTGGGATAGCCCCCAAGAGGCGAGCAGGAGACTCTGGAGAAATGCCACAGAGTCCCACAGGGCTGGGACAGCCAAAACGGAGAGGGAGGCCCCCCAGTAAGTTCTTCAAACAGATGGAGCAGTGTTACCTAACCCAGCTGACTGCCCAGCCTGTTCCCCCTG AGATGCGCTCAGGCTGGTGGTGGATCCAAGATCCTGAGATGTTAGATGCCATGCTCAAGGCGCTGCACCCCCGAGGCATCCGAGAGAAGGCACTTCACAAACACCTTAGCAAGCACAAGGACTTCTTACAGGAAGTCTGCCTACGGCCCTCAGCTG ATCCCATCTTTGAGTCCAGTCAGTTCCTTGCCTTTCAAGAAGGGCTTAAGAGCTGGTCCCCAAAAGAGAGGACATATGAAACAGACCTGGCTGTGCTTCAGTGGGTAGAGGAGCTGGAACAGAGGGTTATCCTGTCTGATCTGCAGATTCGG GGCTGGACATGTCCTCACCCAGATTCTACACGTGAAGACTTGACCTACTGTGAGCATCTTCCTGACTCCCAGGAGGACATCACCTGGAGAGGTCGGGGCAGGGAAGGACTGGTCCCCCAGCGTAAAACTACCAACCCTCTGGACCTGGCTGTGATGCGATTGGCTGCACTGGAGCAGAATGTGGAGCGGCGGTACCTAAGGGAGCCCCTCTGGCCAGCTCATGAGGTCGTGCTGGAGAAGGCCCTGCTCAGCACACCCAATGGTGCCCCCCAGTGCACCACCACGGAgat ATCATATGAGATCACCCCTCGCATTCGGACCTGGCGCCAGACACTTGAGCGGTGCCGGAGTGCTGCCCAGGTGTGCTTATGCCTGGGCCAGCTGGAGAGGTCCATTGCTTGGGAGAAGTCTGTCAACAAAGTG ACCTGTCTAGTCTGCCGGAAGGGTGACAATGAtgagtttcttctgctttgtGATGGATGTGACCGTGGCTGCCACATTTACTGCCATCGGCCCAAGATGGAgactgtcccagaaggagattgGTTCTGTGCTGTCTGTTTGGCCCAG CAGGTAGAGGGAGAGCTCACTCAGAAGCCTGGTTTCCCAAAGCGAGGCCAGAAGCGGAAAAGTAGTTATGTACTGAACTTCCCAGAGGGTGACAGCTGCCGACGCCGGGTACTGTTGAGGAGCCGAGAGAGCCCAGCAGTGCCTCGGTATTCGGAAGAAGGGCTCTCCCCCTCCAAGCGGCGGCGACTCTCTATGCggagccaccacagtgatctCACATTTTGCGA GATTATTCTGATGGAGATGGAGTCCCATGATGCAGCCTGGCCTTTTCTGGAGCCAGTGAACCCACGGGTGGTGAGCGGCTACCGGCGTATCATCAAAAACCCCATGGATTTTTCCACCATGCGGGAGCGGCTGCTCCGGGGAGG GTATACCAGCTCAGAGGAGTTTGCAGCTGATGCCCTCCTGGTCTTTGACAACTGCCAGACCTTCAACGAGGATGACTCTGAAGTAGGCAAGGCTGGGCACATCATGCGCCGCTTCTTCGAGAGCCGCTGGGAGGAATTTTATCAGGGAAAACAGGCCAATCTGTGA